The following is a genomic window from Nitrospiria bacterium.
GGAAATGAACCGGTCATGGTGAGCCTGTCGAACCATCCCCCACACCCCGCGCTCCGGCTCGGCAAAGCCGAACCCTTCGCTTATGAAGGCGATGCACCAACCGGGGTTTTAAAATTGAATCGTTTTTCTATATCACAGCTAGAGCGGGAATAGCTCAGTGGTAGAGCATCGCCTTGCCAAGGCGAGGGTCGGGGGTTCAAATCCCCTTTCCCGCTCCAATCTTTTCAATGATTTATAAAGCTCCAAATCCCAGACGTTCCGGGAATGTGGCAGGAATGTGTCACAAACCTTCCTTTTAGTAAAACTATTTTTAACTCTTGTTTCCTTCGATCCTTGCAAACTACCTTGAAATAAAAAAATGGAAATGTCTATTATCCATTTTCGAAATTCTTCAATAGTTCCTTAAGTAAGCCTTCAATCGAAGTGGAAGGAAAGAATCTTTTCTGAAAAAAGTTTGAATAAGTCATAGAAAGGGAAGCTAAAGGACTACGCTCACTTGACATCATGAGATGAGATCGTGTATTATTACGTTTGCCATAAGATGTCATAATTATGATAATCTTTGACTCATCGACTTTGATCTTATTGGCCAGGACCGATCTCTTAGAGAGGTTCATGAGCCATATGAAAAACCCCATTGGGATTCCAAAAGCGGTGGCAAGAGAATCCTGTGAGGAAAAGAAGTCATGGGATGCGCTAGCCATTCAACGGGCCATCCAGGAGAAGAGGATTACAGTCATGGGGATCAAGGCGACAAAACTCGCCAAGCATTTAGCCAAGGATTTCGGCCTTGGTCAGGGTGAAACAGAGGCAATTGCCTTGGCCTCTTCGAAGAAGGCACAATTACTGGCCACTGATGACAAACGGGCCATTTTGGCCTGTCGGCTGCTTAGGATTCCCTATACGACCGCGATCGATATTCTAATCCGGATGTCCCAGAAAAAAATCTTAAGCGAGGAGGAGACCAAGTCGAAACTACAGGCACTTGAACGATATGGGCGTTATAAGCAGGAAATCTTATTAGATGCAAAATCAAAATTGGGGGTAGAATAATGGCAAAAACTGTTAGTCTTCGGATGGATGAAGACAATTATTCGTTTTTGAAAAAATGGGCCAAGGCAGAAAAGGAAGACCTTTCCAAAGCTGTGCGAGAAGTGGTTGATAAGGGTCGGGTCATGTTAGCCATTGAGAAATATAAGAAAGGAGAAGCTTCCTTGGGCAAAGCGGGCGAAGTGGCAGGTCTGCCCGTTGGGCAGATGATTACCGTATTGGCCGAGTATGGGGTAGAAAGTAATCTAGAAAAGGAAGATTATCAGAAGGGTTTAGAAAACCTAAAGGAAGTGTGGTGATCGGGTTTGATTTTAAGGCAGCGGTTTTTGTTCGTTCATTGCAAGAATTAGACAGCGACCCTCCGGCCGAAAAGGCGAGGTTCATTGCACGGAAAATGAAATTTTTGCTGCGATAGAATTGTGATAGAAAGCTGCGCAATGGATAGAATTCTTCGGAATGAATCGAATCAATCGAGAGCGGTTAAGGCTTGATAAAAAAACACAAAACGGGAAAACCGGCCGAACTTCAAGCCCTTGTAAAATTTGGTTGTTAAGAATTGCCAAGGCGAGGGTCGGGAGTTCGAATCTCCTTTCCCGCTCCAATTTTTCAAGTACTTACGAATTACTTTGCTTTTTAGTGTTTCATTCAGCCACCACCGTGCCAACACCTTTCATCGCTCTTCATAACTCTCCGTATCCCCTTGATTCTATGGGTTTTTGAAATAATCTATCCTTCTATTGCCCTCCCTCGCTCTTAATCCCTTTTAAACACCCCTCATGGCCCATACCTAACAAGGCGAGGGTCATGGGTTCAACATATATTCCCACCCAAATTTTTCAAAGACTTATACAGTCTTCCTGGGGTCTTGAGCCTCGCCGTGCGAGGGAGGGGGCATAGGATAGGATGTAGAGGTTCCCGCGCTGTTTTTCCCCCTATGGCAACCCGGAGGAAATGGATAACGTGTGGCATCTATTGGAACTTCAATGAACATTTCTGGCGGTGTGTCATCTGTGGTTATCAAGATTATGACCAAAAAAGGCAGCTTTGGATCAGGACTGAAATAATTACGGAGAGAGTTTTGGGTGAGGGTCTTCAAACCTTGGAAAAAAAAGGAAGCTGACAATCAGTTCATTTTTATTAAAAACAAACGTTCCTGAAATTGATAACCAGGATATTTTTATATGACCCTCGCTTCTATAAAAGCGAAGGTTAGTACCTTAGGCCTCATCTACTTTCTATTTTTCCCTTTCCACAGGAATTATTAAAAAAGTTCCTTATGGTTTATTCTTTTTAAGATAAATAATTGACATCTTCACCAAACTAGCAAAAAGTAGCCAACCCCCAAGAGCGGTTACGATTGTGGGTCCAGTGGGAAGGTCAAATTGAAAAGAGCTATACATTCCGGTCCATGTTGCCAAAAGTCCAATTCCCAAAGCCATAAAAACCAGGTGAGAAAATCGTTGAAAAAACAACAATGCGGTTACGGCTGGTATTACCAAGGTGCTAAACACCAAAAGGACTCCAGCAGCTCGAATGGCTACGGCGATGACCAAAGCTAAAGTGAGATAAAAAATTAAATTCCAAAGCCGTCTATGTCCTTTACTTGATTGCTCGGCAGTAGAAGTTTCAGCCGCTCGAATGAAATTTTGTGAAAGTATTAGATGGGTTAAGGTAACAAAACCAAAAACCACGAGTATTATAATGATATGTTTAGAAGTAACCCCTAAGATATTTCCAAAAAACAGGTTAAGAATGTCCGCTTCTCCATGGGGAATTTTTGCAATCAGCAATACGGCTCCCGCCGAGGCCACTGCATAAATAATTCCCATAATGGCCTCTTGTGGAATCCTCTCTTCGTATTCGGGAAGAGATATAAGACTTGCCCCCACCAGTGTAAATATTAAAGAAAACACCAGGGGATTGGAATCCAATAACATTGCCACTGCCACACCCACGGCGGATAACTGAGCAATGGCCAAATCTACAAAAACAATTCGGCGTTTCACCACATGGATGCCTAAATAGCCCAACATCAAGGCCAGAATCGAGCTTGCAAAAATGGCCTGTCGCATAAAAGGAATAGAGAGCATTTCCAGCATATTAACTATGTCCCCTTTAATAAGTTTGTAGAGATTTTCTCCACAAGGTGGTCAAAAAGATCTATGTAGGTCTTGATTCCCTTTTTCCCGCCCACGGAGGGTGGCAAAACCAAAACGGTAGCCCCGGTTTCCCTTGCCAATAGGTTGGGAATCGATTGGCTAAAGTAGGGTTCCATAATGATGAGTTTTACATCTTCTTTTTTCATTAAAGGAATTAGACTATTAACATGGGCTGGGGACGGGGGAATACCCGGTTTAGGTTCAACGTACCCCACCACGTTAAAGCCAAACCTTTTTACAAAATAGGCCCAGCTATTATGGTAGGCAACAACTTTTATCCCTTGATAAGGTTTGAGTTGATCCTCCCACTTTGCAATGGCATTATTCAGTTGAGTTTCAAAGGCCTTTTGGTTGTTTTGAAAGATAGGTGCATGTTGAGGGCTAATTTCACTCAAACGTTGGGAAATGGTTCGAGATATTATTTTTCCGTTTTCGGGATCTAGCAATAGTGAGGGTTTCCAAAGGGATGGACGTCCCCTTTGGAACGGTCAACGGGAACCGTCATCACATCCAAAGGGGAAATGGTTTGGGAAGCGTCCAAAAATCCAGAAGATCCCAAGTGGATCTTCTGGTTTCTGGCTCCCATTAAAAGGGACGGAACCCATCCCACTTCTAAATCCAGTCCTACCTGAATAAAAAGATCTGCCCTTGAGGCCTTGAGCATATGGCTTGGTCTTGCCTCTAAAAAGTGGGGATCTTGCGCTCCACGGGTTAAACTTTCAACGGTTACCATGTCCCCTCCCACCGTCTTTGAAATGGCAGCTAAGTCTTCTGTGGTGGTGATGACTTTTAAGGGAGCAGCCCAGACCAGGCCTTTCATTAAAAAAATTGAAATTAAAAAGATAATACCTTTTTTCATTGCAGTGGCTCCTATTTGGAAATAAGGTTAAAAGGAATGGGCTCCATGTTTTCCAATTAAAAATTCAAATTGCAAGAAAACAGCGTGAAGGGCTTTATCGTTTAAATGCTCTGCAAAATCGGCGTTATATTGTAATCGCAGTTTTGAAAATTCACTAAAATACCGTGTCAGACTGGGAGATACACGCCAACGTCGGTCACGAAGGGGGTCAGACGCATTGTCTGCATTTCCGTTGGAATACTCAACACGTGCCCCAGCCACCAAGCGCTCCATAAACCCCCAAAGCCCTTGACCATAGAAACCATAATCCCTAAAAATTTCTTCAGATAGCCCCAATCCCGTAATATCCCCCGCTTCATAACGACGCCACATCGCTTCAGCTTGTACAGACGTGAATGGAAATCCTCTTTGAGACATAACCGGTTTCCATTTGTGATAGAAATCCATCCCAAGAATGATCGTATCGGTGTTTGTTCCGCTTCCATTGGGACCATATAATCCCGAAGTACCGATGATCATTTCTTGTGTATCTGAAGGAGTCCAGGCGGTCTTGATCCGTCCCATATATAAATAATCATCTAACCCGTTCACGGTCCGTTCTCCAATGGGGTGGCCTCCCACCATTTCACCGTCGGCCCATAAAAAACTTGTTGCGGTCTCTCCTTTTGCGTTTTGCACGCTTCCAATGAGCTCAAGGTAAAAGGGAAGCGGAGAAAGCCAAGAAAGCTGCACTCCCAAATTTCTAAGCGCATCTCCCCCGAATATGCGATTGTTGATTATTTGTTGATCCACAAAATTCCAGATATGGGGATGCTGGGGATTAAACCGCCCAAACCGTGTAAAAAATTGACCCCCAATGAGCTGGAGTTGATGGGGTAAATCCAAGGTTGTGATAAAAGCTTCCTCCACCTCTATAAAGGATTCTCCATCTTCTAAACCAAAAATGAGGTGGGCTTCCGCTCGAAAATAGGGATCTACGGTAGACCCTAAAGACAGCTCCAGGTTTTGTAGGTTAAACCCCCGGTCAGTTGGATCATGGGCTCCAAATTGAAGATTTTCTGGCTTTGAATGATATGCCGCTGAAAATATTCCGTTCAAGGAAATCTCAGGGTTAAAAAGGTTTTTTGCTTGGGATACAGGTCCTCCCTGAGCTGTTGCTGGTTTAGAAAAGAAAATCAACAATAAAACAATAAGAACATAATGCATTATTAAATCCCCCCTTATTGGAAATTCAAAAAT
Proteins encoded in this region:
- a CDS encoding metal ABC transporter substrate-binding protein → MLDPENGKIISRTISQRLSEISPQHAPIFQNNQKAFETQLNNAIAKWEDQLKPYQGIKVVAYHNSWAYFVKRFGFNVVGYVEPKPGIPPSPAHVNSLIPLMKKEDVKLIIMEPYFSQSIPNLLARETGATVLVLPPSVGGKKGIKTYIDLFDHLVEKISTNLLKGT
- a CDS encoding metal ABC transporter permease — translated: MLEMLSIPFMRQAIFASSILALMLGYLGIHVVKRRIVFVDLAIAQLSAVGVAVAMLLDSNPLVFSLIFTLVGASLISLPEYEERIPQEAIMGIIYAVASAGAVLLIAKIPHGEADILNLFFGNILGVTSKHIIIILVVFGFVTLTHLILSQNFIRAAETSTAEQSSKGHRRLWNLIFYLTLALVIAVAIRAAGVLLVFSTLVIPAVTALLFFQRFSHLVFMALGIGLLATWTGMYSSFQFDLPTGPTIVTALGGWLLFASLVKMSIIYLKKNKP
- a CDS encoding UPF0175 family protein, encoding MAKTVSLRMDEDNYSFLKKWAKAEKEDLSKAVREVVDKGRVMLAIEKYKKGEASLGKAGEVAGLPVGQMITVLAEYGVESNLEKEDYQKGLENLKEVW
- a CDS encoding metal ABC transporter substrate-binding protein, producing the protein MKKGIIFLISIFLMKGLVWAAPLKVITTTEDLAAISKTVGGDMVTVESLTRGAQDPHFLEARPSHMLKASRADLFIQVGLDLEVGWVPSLLMGARNQKIHLGSSGFLDASQTISPLDVMTVPVDRSKGDVHPFGNPHYC
- a CDS encoding zinc-regulated TonB-dependent outer membrane receptor; the protein is MHYVLIVLLLIFFSKPATAQGGPVSQAKNLFNPEISLNGIFSAAYHSKPENLQFGAHDPTDRGFNLQNLELSLGSTVDPYFRAEAHLIFGLEDGESFIEVEEAFITTLDLPHQLQLIGGQFFTRFGRFNPQHPHIWNFVDQQIINNRIFGGDALRNLGVQLSWLSPLPFYLELIGSVQNAKGETATSFLWADGEMVGGHPIGERTVNGLDDYLYMGRIKTAWTPSDTQEMIIGTSGLYGPNGSGTNTDTIILGMDFYHKWKPVMSQRGFPFTSVQAEAMWRRYEAGDITGLGLSEEIFRDYGFYGQGLWGFMERLVAGARVEYSNGNADNASDPLRDRRWRVSPSLTRYFSEFSKLRLQYNADFAEHLNDKALHAVFLQFEFLIGKHGAHSF